TTTCTAAAGCTCACCTTTCTCCATGTTTTCAACATCCTTCTTGAGTGATGCAGGCGTGAGTGATTCTTGACTTTGCTCTGCTGCAAttcaaaagaagaaacaaaactcattaaaaatgatcagTGTTATATATAGCTAACAAATGTTAAAGTTACAGagtaactttattttaaaaaaaacaattccatattttaaaaaaattccaacagaagcagtaagtaagtaagtaagtacatTCAAGTTATAAATGTAGTTCAACAAATGACCAGTAGGTGTCAGTCTAACAGTAATTTAATTGTTATGAATGAATTGTAATCAGAACATTGCATATCAACTGTAGATCTAAGTAACAACCACAAAAGTTGTAGTGTAAGTATAATTACTGAACAATgctattaattcattttctaataatattaacctatttttttttttatttattatcatcataatcaatattattatgATCACAGATTGCCTTTTCagatttattgaaaaaaaaaaaaaaaacacaggctttgCTTTGATTGTTCAAAATCCCAGttaatatattatcatataaCTCCTATCAAATACTCATAGTCATCagtttatataaaatgcattaGTATTTATCTGCCTATAGACAATATAAAAAGAGCAATTTGATTTAAGGGGCGAAGTTATTCTGAAAATAAGACAGTTCACGTTATtgattttgttattgttattgcacTGAAATATCAAATTAGTCTAACCTGTATGTCCTCGGGAGTTGCCATATTAAGAATATTGCACCTACGCTGTATATTGGAAATGTGAGGATGTCTGCTTTCTGTGTGATATGTTGCAAATCAAATGCCTTAAATGAAGCAATCGAGCACATTTGTGTATATAATCCCCCCCTCGTCtttccagtctctctctctctgtctccctgtttctctctccgtTTTGCGTCTTGCCTCCTTAAGCCTTACAACGCTTTCCTCATTTGGAAAGCAGCCttgttctccttctcctccactctctgtctcatttgACAAGCAAATTTGCAGACACTGCCTGAGGATAACAACCTCGTTTGACAGTCAATTAACCGTGAATAGTCAAAGCCAAGGCAGTTTGCATTACATAAATGGaaaattagattattttttttctctccctctccctctctctctctctctctctctctcccaagAAACATAGCTCTCTTTAAGACACTGCCTTTAGACCCGGAAATCAGAACTTCTAATCACGTCCCCCGCTAGCCCCTTGGAGACATTTAGCAATCAGGCAAAGGtggtttcatttaatttgtttcatgtaatttttttcaaacatattATACATTATGTGAGGAGATCATTATCAGCTCCATAATATAAATGTTGGCACAGATgtcataaaacactttttaatgtCTCCCTGACAGATAAAAGGCAATGCGCTATGATCTTTGTAATGGAAGATTTTGCCAAGCAAAAGGCAATTATATCCATTTGATATTGTTCAAATGGTGATTGTCACCTTCCCCGTGCCGAGCTGATTGTCTTCTTGAACTGTTAGGGCTCCCcacagatcacattttcccaATGACATTGTGAAGAAATCTGCTCCATTTTAACTGGCTGCAGTTCAGTATATGTTccattttgtcttttatatTCAGTCTAATCCCACAGTCATTGCACGGCCTAGCTATATTACACTAATGATTTTATAGCTCTCTTGCTGTAACTGTTgaatcttttgtgtgtgtgtgtgtgtgtgtgtgtgtgatgacacTGTTGAAGGTAATACCTGTGCTCTCTCTCCAGTAATCTGATGCAGATGTTTCTGTCTCTGGGATAAAGAAATTACtctgttctttgttttcttctgaAAGAGAATGGAGAGAGGTTAATGACAATCAGCCTAGAAGTATGACTCTATATAAATATGCAccctttgtttttgtcttttgttggTTTATATCAAGCTCTGAATCATAAGAATTTTTGCAACTGACAATCCCTTATTATAGTGCACTTCTGTTAAATACTTCATAGTAATGACTGAAAAAAGCACCAGCCGCATTATATCAAAGCTATAGAAGAACTATTTCCACATTACATGAAGAACCTTTCAGGGAATGAATCATTTTTTGGTGGTACCACAATTGCCTTACTGTACAATCATTTCCCAccacaaaacagaaatatttaagaAGGGAAATATGTTTCAGGTTTTTTgtggcaaaaacaaaaaatggttATAGGTCCAACCACTGAAAGATTTCCCACGGAACCAAAATGCATCTTCTATGCCATGATTGCTCTACCTTTTAGGGCACCTGATTTATTGAAGATCAGACTTTCATAAAtggtaataaacaaataaaacctttCACCTCCGTAACTCCTGGCAAAGTTCTGCATCTGAGACGTGTCTTaggcaaattattttaaaagtacattttttcttcttcttttaatgGTATGTTCCATTTTTATAAATAGTACGTACCTGCTcgtgttgttttttcttttgctgcATACGCTGGTAGCCCATCATCTCTGCCCTTGTGcgactgaaaacagaaaataccACAGATTAGACCTGATTCATGTGTGCAAGCCAAAGGCTGGACACTAAACACATATATCAGCCAGCCAAAAGCACAGAATCAATTGGCCTTGAGGATGACAATGCTGTCGTCTGCATTTTGTTTAAATGCCTTTGTCAGCCTGATTAACAGTCTAAGGTGTTAGCAGGCTTGTGtaactgactgtgtgtgtgctcaaaCTAATCACTACAGCATCACTAAGCAGCCCCCTCTCTTCCCCCTCTGTGGCTGAGAGTAACTCCTTCAGCTCCCTGTGTTAATGTGGTGTCGGCAGGTTAAAGACTAAAACGGCTAATAGGCAGGCATGACAAAAGCAGAGCCGAACATAATGTCGCcattaaacaaaacatgacTGGGCTTATTAGGAGGGATCAAAGCACtctgaatatttcatttctgcAGGGAGCACCCAGCTATCAATCTTGTTATGCATACGGATCCCGCCAGTCTATGGCctgcatttaaataataattagtttaaGTGCCTGCAgggaatatttacatttttgtaggCAGTGGTGTCCTCCACTGAGGCGTGAATGGGGCTGGGGTCTTTGAGAGAGGTGGGTGGACTGACAGCCAAGCTTGGTTTGTCCTCTGTAGAGCTTTCAGGGGGGATGGTGGAAAAGGAAGGTGCGTCTTTATCTCGGTCGCCTGTGGTGCTTTCAGTGAGTCGTGAAATATGAAGACTGCACGGCTGCTGTTGTGATGCTGCACGGCTGTTGAAGTCTTCCTGCTCTTCATCCTGCTTGGTCTCCACatccacttcctgttcctcaTCGCTCTCTGCGCTTTCGCTCTGGTAGCTGCAGCTGGTGCCGGGTGAGAGATGCCTCTCTGCTCCAAACTCCTCCAGGTTGCCATGTAGCTTGGCAATGCTTTCAGTGTCCTTTACCACTGGCCGGAAGGCGGAGTGGTAGCTGGCTTTGCGGGCTTGCAGAGATGGAGCATCTAGAAGTTTGAGCCAGCCTTCTGGGGCAGGTCTCAGGTCAGGGGTCATGGTTGGGGGGCAGTCGCTTTCAAACAGGCCTGCTCTGGGATTGGTGCCTATGGCAGCACCAGTCCCAGCTCCTGTGGCAGCATCGCCTTGCTCACTCAGGTCAAGGAAGGCCTGGCGAAGGGAGGGCGTTTCTGTGAGAGTGGAGAGAGCATTGGGCTGGGGCTGGAGGTATGTGGGTACCGGGATGCCCCCTGCCGCTCTTGGGGGCCAGAACATGCAAAAAGGAGGGTAAAAAGTGTCCTTGCGCCCTGGCCAGAGCAGGCCAGAGATAGCACCATTTTTCTGCCCGTTCACAGCCTCATTGTCGTCCTTCTTCTGCTGACACAAACCAAATGCTGGGAAGGTGTAGGGACTGGGGAAGAGCGAAGTGGGTGGAAATTTCTGCAGCATACCGAAGCCTTTGCTGGGCACAGGAATGACCGGGTAACTACGTGGGTTCTTATGAGGAGAGAGGCTGCTTGCATCCAggtcctcctcctcatcatacCTGCCCCTCTTCTGGCTCAGATCAGAAGATATCATGTGGGGCAGCACTGAGCTGACAGCCTTCACAGAGTCCATGGGGGGGCAGTGGGAAGAAGGCAGCGCCCGCTTGCGGCTGCCCCCATTGAACATGGCTTTCACATCCTCCCAGGCGAACACCAGATCATCTGGAGGTGACTTGTCTGACAGCTTGAGGTGTCGGCGCCAGGAGTTGAAGTTGGCGGCATCGGGTTGGGTATACTTTGCCTCGGGCATGCGGTGTGAATGAAAGATGAATTTGTTTGGGGAGAAGTACATGTTGCAGTAGGAACACTTTATGCACTTGGCCCTTGAGCTGTTGTAACGAGCGGGGATGAAGTTGCCACGGCAGCCCCATGCGCACTCATGTGTCACATCAAACGCAAAGTTATCGGGCAGCTTGGGAGGTGAGTTCTCACCCAGAAATGACTTGCAGAGTCGCTCAGCCTCACGCTTAGTGATCATGCCACAGCGACGGGATGAGATGGGCATAGCGCCGGCCCTCCTCAGTATCTCCAGCTGCACTGGAGTGCACTGCACACACGTGATGCCCAGGGCTACTCGCCGGTTGTGGATCTCATTGTAGCTGTAGTTCTTCAACAAAGTGTTGGAGATTTGGGCCAGACAGAGGCGCTCCTGGTTGTCGATGACCAGTGAGACAATGGGCACTCCATACAGGATGACCTGACCCACCTGGTTGGGTTTGAGGGAAGAGTGGTTGGATCTGGGTGGAGTGAGAGCTTCTTGCTGGAATGAACTGGGAGGGTTCGCCATGACTATATCAGTGGGTCCGGGGAGAAGACTCTTGTCCATCCTGTGGGGACCTTAAATAGGAAACTGGTTGTAActgtgagggaaaaaagagtaaaagaatTTCAGTTAAAGAAGGacaaattaaaagcaaaaaatgttGCTGTTATTGAGTTgaacattattttcctatttatagtataagaaaatattttcgttattttaatatataatagttCAATGTAATTATTTTGAGACTAATTGGATAAAGCAAAGATTAAagagattaaaataaacctaaTCAAGGCTTTGTTAaatagtaaaagaaaaaacctgTGTGGaggcatttaaacacaaaaagcacttaaacaaaaaaaactgttattactacaaataaaacagtgtaaattatttattttattcatgtccTGACAAAGTGGACAATTGTTTGTAACAGGAATTGCAAAGCCAAcgctatatatataaaactatataaattaCAAACCACATGAGAAAATCGGTATGAAAAAGATAcagcctttttcttttcttttcttttcttttttttttgacagcttTTTGCAACATGTTCAAAACGAGCTGTTAAAACGCACTAAAAGAGTGAAATATACGTAGCCTATTTCTCAAAATGAACTGTGAAGCAACACATATTTTCAGTCTAATAATCACACAGATTAAACGTAATCCGAATGTAACACTTATTTACAGCATTCTCAAAtataatacacttttaaaacagTCTTAAAACAGATGCGTTAAACACATAACGACCACACATTTTGTGTtgcttaaaaacaacaacaataacaacagcaaaaacCGGCGTCAtgttttacacagaaaaaaaaatcggaTTTTAACAGAAATTTTACTTACAACGTAGTCGGATGATATTCATATAACAAcgaatcataaaaaaaaagaacacaaaaatagGAATGTGCAAATATTTTGATTAGACTACCGAgcggcaacaacaacaaaatactactactactactactactaataataataataataataataataataataacttgtcATAAAGTTATAATAAATACGACACAACATACTCAgcctatattattattattattattattattattattattattattattattgctgttattataataataataattattattacacagaGCTGTTCTCTGTAGCTGAGAGGAAGTGTTACCTGTGGCAGCTCGCAGATACTCAGTCTAGCCGCGCATGTCCGCGCTCCTTCCACAAACACCGGCTGCGTCTTTACACGCGGCGGAACGGAATAAAACGCAAACGAAAGTCCAGCGTGATGCGGAgacgctttttttttctccggtTCGCGTTAACACTTGCGCGCGAGCGAACAACATTAACTGCGCGGCGCACGCGGGCTTGTTTTCATTATAACAGACGTCGGCGGACGCGCGTTGATTGGTGCAGCGCTTCTGTCCTCGAGCCTCAGCGCGCGCGGCCCGAGGAGCCAATGACGTTTCACTAACTTCCACTCAGcgctaaagagagagagagagaaagagagagagagagagagagtgagagatgttGCGAGCGCGAGCCGCGCCCCGGGGCTACCACGCGCGCCCA
This is a stretch of genomic DNA from Pangasianodon hypophthalmus isolate fPanHyp1 chromosome 17, fPanHyp1.pri, whole genome shotgun sequence. It encodes these proteins:
- the skor2 gene encoding SKI family transcriptional corepressor 2; the encoded protein is MDKSLLPGPTDIVMANPPSSFQQEALTPPRSNHSSLKPNQVGQVILYGVPIVSLVIDNQERLCLAQISNTLLKNYSYNEIHNRRVALGITCVQCTPVQLEILRRAGAMPISSRRCGMITKREAERLCKSFLGENSPPKLPDNFAFDVTHECAWGCRGNFIPARYNSSRAKCIKCSYCNMYFSPNKFIFHSHRMPEAKYTQPDAANFNSWRRHLKLSDKSPPDDLVFAWEDVKAMFNGGSRKRALPSSHCPPMDSVKAVSSVLPHMISSDLSQKRGRYDEEEDLDASSLSPHKNPRSYPVIPVPSKGFGMLQKFPPTSLFPSPYTFPAFGLCQQKKDDNEAVNGQKNGAISGLLWPGRKDTFYPPFCMFWPPRAAGGIPVPTYLQPQPNALSTLTETPSLRQAFLDLSEQGDAATGAGTGAAIGTNPRAGLFESDCPPTMTPDLRPAPEGWLKLLDAPSLQARKASYHSAFRPVVKDTESIAKLHGNLEEFGAERHLSPGTSCSYQSESAESDEEQEVDVETKQDEEQEDFNSRAASQQQPCSLHISRLTESTTGDRDKDAPSFSTIPPESSTEDKPSLAVSPPTSLKDPSPIHASVEDTTAYKNSHKGRDDGLPAYAAKEKTTRAEENKEQSNFFIPETETSASDYWRESTAEQSQESLTPASLKKDVENMEKEELQKVLLEQIDLRRRLEQEFHALKGSSPFPVFHNFQDQMKRELAYREEMVQQLQMIPYANIIRKDKVGTHLNKS